A single Aspergillus chevalieri M1 DNA, chromosome 3, nearly complete sequence DNA region contains:
- a CDS encoding uncharacterized protein (COG:S;~EggNog:ENOG410PR02;~InterPro:IPR018851;~PFAM:PF10444) → MASSTLKRKSSEMDDAYPNDGMQTPTSSPSRKKMRLTRKQKQALIDNLQLEITERARKLRAQYALQTHDLRARIERRVNRIPVALRKAKMGDLLEKHNASLRAHHSPRKVTSPVKRNVTNTTTGANARRVRKLSPEGPYFDKENAPAGETLEVLNNPKKRGKPAAAGGPSRVVSQEVRGADYRILSPKSLNSRTYPQSPFRASPEKPQQPSYLSKPMSPLKRSSPLRATTASSSGANGATTKDGRLTSQTARPGTKGLRSPLPRPATRQRERRNSNSSNASSGTAIVKPTKTGSGARKATNTSSTSTTAAAKKTAAVRNQVPSSTTKKTTTATATAGKRAPTPAGEAQAAGRRALRKRV, encoded by the exons ATGGCTTCCTCAACACTCAAGCGCAAGTCCTCCGAGATGGACGACGCGTATCCCAACGATGGAATGCAAACACCCACAAGCAGCCCTTCAAGAAAGAAGATGCGGCTTACCCGCAAACAAAAGCAAGCTCTCATCGATAACCTGCAACTTGAGA TCACCGAACGAGCCCGCAAACTTCGCGCCCAGTACGCACTCCAAACCCACGATCTTCGAGCACGAATTGAACGACGCGTGAACCGAATCCCGGTGGCCCTGCGCAAGGCGAAAATGGGCGATTTATTGGAGAAACACAATGCCTCGCTCCGCGCACACCACTCGCCGAGGAAAGTGACGAGCCCAGTCAAGAGAAATGTCACCAACACGACCACTGGAGCAAATGCTCGACGAGTCAGGAAACTTAG TCCTGAAGGCCCGTATTTCGACAAGGAAAACGCACCTGCAGGAGAGACGCTTGAAGTGCTGAACAACCCCAAGAAACGTGGCAAGCCCGCTGCCGCTGGCGGTCCTTCACGCGTGGTCTCGCAGGAGGTCAGGGGCGCCGATTACAGAATCTTGTCTCCGAAATCCTTGAACTCCAGAACCTACCCCCAGTCTCCATTCCGCGCCTCTCCCGAGAAACCACAACAACCCAGCTATCTCTCAAAGCCCATGTCACCCCTGAAACGATCCAGCCCGCTCAGAGCCACCACGGCTAGCTCATCCGGAGCAAACGGCGCAACCACGAAAGATGGCAGACTCACCTCGCAGACAGCGCGACCAGGAACCAAAGGCCTTCGTTCCCCGCTACCCCGACCAGCAACTCGCCAGCGTGAACGAAGGAACAGCAACTCTTCCAACGCGTCGTCCGGGACAGCGATCGTCAAACCAACCAAAACTGGCTCCGGTGCCCGTAAGGCCACAAATacatcctcaacctccaccACTGCCGCAGCCAAGAAGACGGCAGCAGTACGGAACCAAGTACCTTCATCCACTACCAAGAAGACTACCACCGCCACTGCTACCGCAGGAAAGAGAGCGCCTACCCCAGCCGGCGAGGCGCAGGCCGCAGGCCGCAGGGCTTTGCGCAAGCGAGTATAA
- a CDS encoding proteasome regulatory particle base subunit RPN10 (BUSCO:EOG09264XF3;~COG:O;~EggNog:ENOG410PFS5;~InterPro:IPR036465,IPR027040,IPR002035,IPR003903;~PFAM:PF04056,PF13519;~go_component: GO:0008540 - proteasome regulatory particle, base subcomplex [Evidence IEA];~go_process: GO:0006511 - ubiquitin-dependent protein catabolic process [Evidence IEA]) produces the protein MSLEATMVIVDNSESSRNGDYTSTRWQAQVDAVSVIHSAKMRAHPQSAVGLMSMGGKGPEVLSTFTSEFGGILSGLHRTKIHGTPHLSSSIQVAALALKHRSEKSQRQRIIVFSCSPIEEDEKTLVKLAKKMKKINVSIDVIAFGDLESDQTKKLEAFVENVKGGDGSNLAIIPPGPNLLSEELQVSPILGGDNTGAGAEDSGEGAFGFEDAAENDPELAFALRLSLEEEKNRQEKEKQEREQQEGKTNLDNIPEEGSSGDKKDGGDKMDTA, from the exons ATGTCGCTCGAAGCAACCATGGTCAT TGTCGACAATAGCGAAAGCAGCAGAAACGGAGATTATAC CTCgacaagatggcaagcacaGGTCGACGCCGTTAGCGTCATCCACAGTGCTAAGATGCGCGCACACCCCCAGTCAGCCGTTGGTCTTATGAGCATGGGTGGAAAGGGCCCCGAGGTTTTGTCGACATTCACATCGGAATTTGGCGGGATTCTGTCGGGTCTGCACCGTACAAAAATTCACGGCACTCCTCATCTGAGCTCGAGTATACAAGTGGCTGCT CTTGCTCTGAAGCACCGTTCCGAGAAGTCCCAGAGACAACGCATTATCGTATTCTCCTGCTCCCCGatcgaagaagacgagaaaACGCTAGTCAAGttggcgaagaagatgaagaagatcaacgtGTCGATTGACGTGATTGCCTTTGGAGATTTGGAATCCGACCAGACAAAGAAGCTGGAAGCATTCGTGGAGAATGTCAAGGGAGGTGACGGCTCCAACCTGGCAATCATCCCGCCGGGCCCGAACCTTTTGAGTGAGGAGCTCCAGGTTAGTCCGATCTTGGGAGGTGATAATACCGGTGCTGGTGCGGAGGATAGCGGTGAGGGTGCATTTGGATTCGAAGATGCCGCCGAGAACGACCCTGAGTTGGCGTTTGCTCTACGGTTATCGctcgaggaggagaagaacaggcaggagaaggagaaacaGGAGCGCGAGCAACAAGAAGGCAAGACCAACTTGGACAACATTCCCGAGGAGGGGTCAAGCGGAGACAAGAAGGATGGTGGAGATAAGATGGATACTGCGTAA
- a CDS encoding trafficking protein particle complex subunit 4 (BUSCO:EOG09265822;~COG:U;~EggNog:ENOG410PRFI;~InterPro:IPR007233,IPR011012;~go_component: GO:0030008 - TRAPP complex [Evidence IEA];~go_process: GO:0016192 - vesicle-mediated transport [Evidence IEA]), with the protein MTVYSLIIINKAGGLVYQREFHSGLHKLSTNDYLVLAGTFHGVHAITRSITPRLPLASTTTNPTTASHSTTASLSLTSPSGTTTPTASTPTASNNPSNPAANTPSSAYSYPIPSVPVSGLEFLETDKFRLTCFQTQTGTKFLLFTDPFMVNIDVVMKKIYELYADFVMKNPFYQLEMPVRCEAFDRHLGSWLRGRI; encoded by the exons AT GACCGTCTACTCCCTCATCATAATCAACAAGGCCGGAGGTCTGGTCTACCAGCGCGAATTCCACTCCGGCCTGCACAAGTTATCCACAAACGACTACCTCGTTCTCGCAGGGACGTTTCACGG CGTCCACGCAATCACCCGCTCCATAACCCCCCGTCTTCCCCTCGCCTCGACAACCACAAACCCAACAACAGCATCACACTCAACAACAGCCTCCCTCTCCCTAACCTCTCCCTCCGGCACAACAACCCCGACAGCATCAACTCCAACAGCATCCAACAACCCCAGCAATCCAGCCGCAAATACACCGTCCTCCGCCTACTCCTACCCCATCCCCTCCGTGCCCGTGTCCGGGCTGGAGTTCCTCGAGACGGACAAGTTCCGGCTCACGTGTTTCCAGACGCAGACGGGGACCAAGTTCTTGTTGTTTACGGATCCGTTCATGGTGAATATAGATGTGGTTATGAAGAAGATTTATGAGTTGTATGCGGATTTTGTGATGAAGAATCCGTTCTATCAGTTGGAGATGCCGGTTAGGTGTGAGGCGTTTGATCGGCATTTGGGGAGTTGGTTGAGGGGGAGGATTTGA
- a CDS encoding putative C2H2 finger domain protein (COG:S;~EggNog:ENOG410PQTY;~InterPro:IPR039970;~go_function: GO:0003700 - DNA-binding transcription factor activity [Evidence IEA]) codes for MESYLNFLDPPAVITPEDLSLTDDESFPSHMHPYTRDRTSHMRQHLSWIEDHAKGHYIPCPSNIHANDPFSAYNAGCLTADLTMKFPTGANSIAYSHSDRLLSPPPCTGHPSSSSGLDSPRSSNLGDIGCYFPLSYSSDDAMFPPLENYYPSPTDLTSAPPNVLQIEPDNSLHDLCMGNKTISPLDDGTLWVDGTEHNQPIQQSSPVSERTPTPSEVSPRINMNRRSRTRRHTSRASRDGVHKPHNNPRSPPTRSHCGRKPSPTSVKSEKVAVTGGRQFICSFAHYGCTSTFSSKNEWKRHITSQHLQLGAYRCDIGDCNLRRRSSSLDLPKRADSNHRATHIQQQDKGFNRKDLFIQHLRRMHGPQSASKQDLSTKEEEALVSQRCWHQQREPPQHSKCGFCDQEFKGERSWEERMEHVGKHFERDEKLPKVEVEDAYLREWAIEEGIIRWEGDAWVLARV; via the coding sequence ATGGAGTCCTACCTGAACTTCCTGGACCCGCCGGCCGTTATCACGCCGGAAGACCTGTCTTTGACGGATGACGAATCCTTCCCATCTCACATGCATCCATATACCAGGGACCGGACATCCCATATGCGCCAGCATCTGTCCTGGATCGAAGACCATGCCAAAGGCCACTATATCCCATGCCCGTCCAACATCCACGCCAACGATCCTTTCTCGGCCTACAATGCCGGTTGTCTCACTGCGGACTTGACGATGAAGTTCCCGACGGGTGCCAATAGCATCGCCTACTCTCATTCGGATCGACTCCTGTCGCCGCCGCCATGCACCGGTCatccgtcgtcgtcgtcggggTTGGACAGTCCCCGTAGTAGTAACCTTGGTGACATAGGTTGCTATTTTCCGCTATCCTACTCTTCCGACGATGCCATGTTCCCTCCGCTTGAGAACTATTACCCTTCTCCTACGGATCTGACGTCCGCCCCGCCGAATGTCCTGCAGATCGAGCCGGATAACTCTCTGCACGACCTGTGCATGGGGAATAAAACAATTTCTCCTTTGGACGACGGGACGCTCTGGGTTGATGGTACGGAACATAACCAACCAATCCAACAAAGTTCACCTGTTTCAGAAAGGACCCCAACACCCAGCGAGGTCTCGCCTCGGATCAACATGAATCGCCGTTCTAGAACTCGCCGACATACGAGCAGAGCATCGAGAGACGGCGTACATAAGCCACACAACAATCCTCGCTCACCCCCTACGAGATCACATTGTGGCCGGAAACCCTCGCCGACATCCGTCAAGTCAGAGAAAGTCGCCGTCACTGGCGGACGACAATTCATCTGCAGCTTCGCCCACTACGGATGCACCAGCACCTTCAGCTCCAAAAACGAATGGAAACGACACATCACCTCCCAACACCTCCAACTAGGCGCCTACCGGTGCGACATAGGCGACTGCAATCTCCGTCGAAGATCTTCCTCCCTCGACCTCCCCAAACGAGCCGACTCCAACCACCGCGCAACTCACATTCAACAGCAGGACAAAGGCTTCAACCGCAAAGACCTCTTCATTCAGCACCTGCGCCGCATGCACGGACCGCAATCGGCCAGTAAACAGGACCTCTCCaccaaagaggaagaagcccTTGTCTCGCAGCGCTGCTGGCATCAACAGCGCGAGCCACCGCAGCATAGCAAGTGCGGCTTTTGTGACCAAGAGTTCAAGGGGGAGAGAAGTTGGGAAGAGCGGATGGAGCATGTGGGAAAGCATTTTGAACGGGATGAGAAACTCCCGAAggtggaggttgaggatgcCTACTTGAGAGAGTGGGCGATTGAAGAAGGAATCATTCGGTGGGAAGGGGATGCGTGGGTTTTGGCTCGTGTGTAA